One Desulfobacterales bacterium genomic region harbors:
- a CDS encoding molybdenum cofactor guanylyltransferase, translating to MGADLESIPGVTGVILAGGRSSRFGRNKALAELSGRPLIEQVAATLCPLFPSCLVVTDTPGQYRFLDLPMINDVFPDKGPLAGIHAALEASGEERVFIAACDMPFLAPELVRYLCKLSRESDSLAVVPRLSRGPEPLCAVYHRDAAGLFAHRLGRDLGSVADALARIQVRWVAEAELLSVVPDLKSFVNLNYPGELDAVQGPGPDKKTR from the coding sequence ATGGGTGCTGACCTTGAATCCATTCCCGGGGTGACCGGGGTCATTCTTGCCGGCGGCCGCAGTTCCCGTTTCGGCCGCAACAAGGCCCTGGCCGAATTATCCGGCCGGCCGCTGATCGAGCAGGTGGCCGCGACCCTCTGCCCGCTTTTTCCCTCCTGCCTGGTGGTGACCGATACCCCTGGTCAGTATCGATTCCTCGACCTGCCGATGATCAACGATGTTTTTCCAGATAAAGGGCCCCTGGCCGGTATCCACGCGGCCTTAGAGGCCAGTGGCGAGGAGCGTGTTTTTATCGCGGCCTGCGATATGCCCTTCCTGGCCCCGGAACTTGTCCGTTATCTCTGCAAACTCAGCCGTGAATCCGACTCACTGGCGGTTGTCCCCCGGCTGTCCCGCGGCCCGGAGCCGCTCTGCGCGGTCTATCACCGTGATGCCGCCGGCCTGTTCGCCCATCGGCTCGGCCGTGACCTGGGCAGCGTTGCGGATGCCCTGGCCCGGATACAGGTCCGCTGGGTTGCCGAGGCGGAGCTGCTCAGCGTGGTCCCGGATCTCAAATCCTTTGTCAATCTGAATTATCCCGGGGAACTGGATGCGGTCCAGGGACCGGGTCCGGATAAAAAAACAAGGTAG
- the mobB gene encoding molybdopterin-guanine dinucleotide biosynthesis protein B — MAVVPVVAFFGRSDCGKTTLLEKLIQLLSGRGYRIGVVKHHVHGPFSMDVPGKDSWRHKQAGARTVVLSSPVGLGMVKDCRQDATLTELLCRYFFDVDLVLAEGYKQGDTAKIAVCRNDLRHRPFPEPVDNTLIATVSDLDPGRDLPWFDLDDIAGIADFLIKTFLPSSQPDASGPEISLLKDGVPITLSAVDRSRILDTLASLPAAIAPDQDSEEIFVMIRSRKGKADGC; from the coding sequence GTGGCGGTGGTGCCGGTGGTTGCCTTTTTCGGCAGATCCGACTGCGGCAAGACCACCCTGCTGGAAAAACTGATCCAACTGCTCAGCGGGCGGGGATACCGGATCGGCGTTGTCAAACACCATGTGCACGGGCCGTTCTCCATGGATGTGCCGGGCAAGGACAGCTGGCGTCATAAACAGGCCGGGGCCCGGACCGTTGTTCTTTCCTCGCCCGTGGGCCTGGGCATGGTCAAGGATTGCCGGCAGGACGCGACCCTTACGGAGTTGCTCTGCCGGTATTTTTTTGATGTCGACCTGGTACTTGCCGAGGGGTACAAACAGGGGGATACCGCCAAGATCGCGGTGTGCCGCAACGATCTCCGCCACCGGCCGTTCCCTGAACCGGTGGATAACACCTTGATCGCCACGGTCAGCGACCTGGACCCGGGCCGGGACCTGCCCTGGTTTGACCTGGACGATATTGCCGGCATTGCCGATTTTCTCATCAAGACCTTTCTGCCCTCCAGCCAGCCGGATGCTTCCGGCCCAGAGATATCCCTCCTGAAGGACGGCGTCCCTATTACCCTGAGCGCTGTTGACCGATCCCGTATTCTTGATACCCTGGCCTCCTTGCCGGCAGCCATCGCTCCGGATCAGGATTCGGAGGAGATCTTTGTGATGATCCGCAGCCGGAAAGGGAAGGCCGATGGGTGCTGA
- a CDS encoding methylenetetrahydrofolate reductase C-terminal domain-containing protein: MIIAERKPVAEILDMVRDAKKILVLGCRGCVTVCSAGGEREVEILASLIRLGRKKEGNPVEVAGATLVRQCDKEYINSMDQWEGQYDAVVSMACGVGVNFIANLRSSTRVFPAVNTSFFGGSVVQGEWTEQCAGCGDCILHLTGGLCPVARCAKSLLNGPCGGSQDGKCEINPQVACVWQLIHDRLESLDSKEQMLRVAPIRDWRPAGHGGPRKVVRNDLTV, from the coding sequence ATGATTATTGCCGAGAGGAAACCCGTTGCCGAGATTCTGGACATGGTCCGGGATGCCAAGAAAATTCTGGTCCTGGGCTGTAGAGGGTGTGTGACCGTCTGTTCGGCCGGCGGTGAGCGGGAGGTTGAGATTCTTGCCTCGCTCATCCGGCTGGGCCGGAAAAAGGAAGGCAATCCGGTGGAGGTTGCCGGGGCCACCCTGGTCCGGCAATGCGACAAGGAATATATCAACAGCATGGACCAGTGGGAGGGCCAGTATGATGCGGTGGTCTCCATGGCCTGCGGGGTCGGGGTCAACTTCATCGCCAACCTGCGTTCCTCCACCAGGGTCTTTCCAGCGGTGAACACCAGCTTTTTCGGCGGCTCTGTCGTGCAGGGGGAATGGACCGAGCAATGCGCTGGTTGCGGCGACTGCATCCTCCATCTCACCGGCGGTCTCTGTCCGGTGGCCCGCTGCGCCAAGAGTCTGCTGAACGGGCCCTGCGGCGGTTCCCAGGACGGCAAATGCGAGATCAATCCCCAGGTGGCCTGTGTCTGGCAGCTGATCCATGACCGGCTGGAGAGTCTGGACAGCAAGGAGCAGATGCTCCGGGTCGCCCCGATCCGCGACTGGCGGCCGGCCGGTCACGGCGGGCCGCGCAAGGTCGTGCGCAACGACCTGACCGTTTAG
- a CDS encoding hydrogenase iron-sulfur subunit, translated as MSDFNPNIRAFCCHYTSQQASSDHGEGLKQAGFPGNVVLDRLTCTGKLQVSTLLAAFEQGADAVYVVGCPPDGCHNVKGSQRAAKRVGAVKKALAELAVEPERVRMYHLERGLHPEFVAAAREMDTMTRALGPCPFNGESR; from the coding sequence ATGAGCGATTTTAATCCGAATATCAGGGCGTTTTGTTGTCATTACACCTCCCAGCAGGCAAGTTCCGACCATGGCGAGGGGCTGAAGCAGGCCGGTTTTCCCGGAAACGTGGTCCTGGACCGGCTGACCTGTACCGGCAAGCTCCAGGTGAGCACCCTGCTCGCCGCCTTTGAGCAGGGCGCGGATGCGGTTTATGTGGTCGGCTGCCCACCGGACGGCTGTCATAATGTCAAGGGCAGCCAGCGGGCCGCCAAGCGGGTGGGCGCGGTCAAGAAGGCCCTGGCCGAACTGGCGGTGGAACCCGAACGGGTGCGGATGTATCACCTGGAAAGGGGGCTGCACCCCGAGTTCGTGGCCGCGGCCCGGGAGATGGATACAATGACCAGGGCCCTGGGGCCTTGTCCGTTTAATGGAGAGAGCAGATGA